A region of Hippoglossus stenolepis isolate QCI-W04-F060 chromosome 7, HSTE1.2, whole genome shotgun sequence DNA encodes the following proteins:
- the asb5a gene encoding ankyrin repeat and SOCS box protein 5 isoform X2, which yields MIEADNDDDNVWNASAAILDIDSDSWADRSPLHDAASHGRLLALKTLIVQGHSVNVLTIDRVSPLHEACLGNHVTCARALIDAGANVNALTIDGVTPLFNACTVGSVACTEILMANGAKPQSLVYHPSPIHEATSKGHYGCVEALVTWGADVDMDIPHLGTALYTACVCQELECARKLLREGANVQKGKSLDSPLHAAAEKDFTAAVKLLLDFGADINARNTEFQRPVDMAPPSSITEGFLLVYEATPRLLNQLCRQCIRNCVGRDRLHLLSHLPLPNRLRNYLQYK from the exons atgaTTGAAGCGgataatgatgatgacaatgTGTGGAATGCGTCAGCGGCTATTCTGGACATTGATTCAG ACTCCTGGGCAGACCGCTCACCCCTCCACGATGCTGCAAGTCACGGCCGCCTCCTGGCCCTGAAGACCCTCATCGTGCAG GGTCACAGTGTGAACGTCCTGACCATAGACCGTGTGTCGCCCCTTCATGAGGCCTGTCTTGGAAACCACGTTACTTGTGCCAGAGCTCTCATCGACGCAGGAGCAAAT gTCAACGCCTTGACAATTGATGGAGTCACCCCTCTGTTCAACGCCTGCACGGTGGGCAGCGTGGCATGCACCGAAATTCTTATGGCAAATGGAGCAAAACCCCAAAGTCTGGTGTACCACCCCTCACCCATCCATGAAGCCACAAGCAAAG GTCATTACGGTTGTGTGGAGGCTCTGGTGACTTGGGGGGCAGATGTGGACATGGACATTCCTCACCTGGGCACGGCGCTCTATACGGCCTGCGTCTGCCAAGAGCTGGAGTGTGCCAGGAAACTCCTGAGGGAAG GTGCCAATGTACAGAAAGGCAAATCCCTGGATTCACCGCTACacgcagctgcagagaaagactTCACAGCGGcggtgaagctgctgctggactttGGTGCCGACATTAACGCCCGGAACACAGAGTTTCAGAGGCCGGTGGACATGGCTCCACCCAGCAGTATAACAGAGGGTTTCCTGCTCGTCTATGAAG ctaCACCACGACTCCTGAACCAACTGTGTCGTCAGTGCATCAGGAACTGCGTCGGCCGAGACAGACTCCACCTTCTCTCCCACCTGCCTTTGCCCAACAGGCTCAGGAACTACCTGCAGTACAAGTGA
- the spata4 gene encoding LOW QUALITY PROTEIN: spermatogenesis-associated protein 4 (The sequence of the model RefSeq protein was modified relative to this genomic sequence to represent the inferred CDS: deleted 2 bases in 1 codon) — protein MLCPKTTGVSREVVKWLQSLDLTLQYLKNVRRDFSSGYLVAEICSCYYPHHFPEHSFDRGTSLSAKQRNWSWIERSLQKQRLHLTKEVVDGTIHCKPGAAELLVQEVYALLTNRRYVWIGSEGRKLKINFY, from the exons atgcTC TGCCCTAAAACTACAGGAGTGTCAAGAGAAGTGGTGAAGTGGCTGCAGAGCCTCGACCTGACATTACAG TATCTGAAGAATGTGCGCAG GGATTTTTCCAGTGGTTACCTTGTGGCAGAGATATGTTCTTGTTATTACCCCCACCACTTCCCAGAGCATTCATTTGACAGGGGAACATCACTTTCTGCCAAGCAGAGGAACTGGAGCTGGATAGAGCGG TCTTTACAGAAGCAGAGGTTGCACTTGACGAAGGAGGTTGTGGATGGAACCATTCACTGTaaaccaggagcagctgagctgTTGGTGCAGGAGGTTTATGCTTTGTTAACTAACAGGAGGTACGTGTGGATTGGGAGCGAGGGCAGGAAATTAAAGATtaacttttattaa
- the asb5a gene encoding ankyrin repeat and SOCS box protein 5 isoform X1, producing MSDPTEELTNKPFAAQLCNVYLSILALFCFKLFVKISLNLLTYFYVIRGNRKEAARISAEFYEYGQRHNSWADRSPLHDAASHGRLLALKTLIVQGHSVNVLTIDRVSPLHEACLGNHVTCARALIDAGANVNALTIDGVTPLFNACTVGSVACTEILMANGAKPQSLVYHPSPIHEATSKGHYGCVEALVTWGADVDMDIPHLGTALYTACVCQELECARKLLREGANVQKGKSLDSPLHAAAEKDFTAAVKLLLDFGADINARNTEFQRPVDMAPPSSITEGFLLVYEATPRLLNQLCRQCIRNCVGRDRLHLLSHLPLPNRLRNYLQYK from the exons ATGTCCGACCCAACGGAGGAGCTCACCAACAAGCCCTTCGCGGCCCAGTTGTGCAATGTTTACCTCAGCATCTTGGCACTGTTCTGCTTCAAGCTCTTTGTTAAGATTTCTCTCAACTTGCTGACATACTTCTACGTTATCCGTGGGAACCGCAAAGAGGCGGCGAGGATATCAGCCGAGTTCTATGAATATGGTCAACGGCACA ACTCCTGGGCAGACCGCTCACCCCTCCACGATGCTGCAAGTCACGGCCGCCTCCTGGCCCTGAAGACCCTCATCGTGCAG GGTCACAGTGTGAACGTCCTGACCATAGACCGTGTGTCGCCCCTTCATGAGGCCTGTCTTGGAAACCACGTTACTTGTGCCAGAGCTCTCATCGACGCAGGAGCAAAT gTCAACGCCTTGACAATTGATGGAGTCACCCCTCTGTTCAACGCCTGCACGGTGGGCAGCGTGGCATGCACCGAAATTCTTATGGCAAATGGAGCAAAACCCCAAAGTCTGGTGTACCACCCCTCACCCATCCATGAAGCCACAAGCAAAG GTCATTACGGTTGTGTGGAGGCTCTGGTGACTTGGGGGGCAGATGTGGACATGGACATTCCTCACCTGGGCACGGCGCTCTATACGGCCTGCGTCTGCCAAGAGCTGGAGTGTGCCAGGAAACTCCTGAGGGAAG GTGCCAATGTACAGAAAGGCAAATCCCTGGATTCACCGCTACacgcagctgcagagaaagactTCACAGCGGcggtgaagctgctgctggactttGGTGCCGACATTAACGCCCGGAACACAGAGTTTCAGAGGCCGGTGGACATGGCTCCACCCAGCAGTATAACAGAGGGTTTCCTGCTCGTCTATGAAG ctaCACCACGACTCCTGAACCAACTGTGTCGTCAGTGCATCAGGAACTGCGTCGGCCGAGACAGACTCCACCTTCTCTCCCACCTGCCTTTGCCCAACAGGCTCAGGAACTACCTGCAGTACAAGTGA